A single window of Cryptosporangium minutisporangium DNA harbors:
- a CDS encoding alpha/beta hydrolase produces the protein MAQPTVVLVHGAFADASSFAALIPELLADGIKVVAPAVPNRTLTGDAAYIASVVRSIDGPVLLVGHSYGGAVITVAGTEENVKGLVYLSGYALEEGESLGELQGRFPDSDLTSALVYTPFPDGTDVTVDVEKFPAIFAHDVDPGLAQVLAVSQRPLAGAAFAEAAPAAAWKTKPAWGVVSSSDHTINPDVERFGYQRAGVKAVEIDSSHLVMLSHPKETADVIREALQAVSA, from the coding sequence ATGGCTCAGCCCACCGTCGTCCTCGTTCACGGCGCCTTCGCCGACGCGTCCAGCTTCGCCGCGCTCATCCCAGAGCTGCTCGCCGATGGCATCAAGGTCGTGGCACCGGCCGTGCCCAACCGGACGCTCACCGGCGACGCGGCGTACATCGCGTCGGTGGTGCGGTCGATCGACGGGCCCGTGCTGCTCGTCGGGCACTCCTACGGCGGTGCCGTGATCACGGTCGCCGGCACCGAGGAGAACGTGAAGGGCCTCGTCTACCTGTCCGGCTACGCACTGGAAGAGGGCGAGAGCCTGGGTGAGCTGCAGGGCCGCTTCCCGGACTCGGACCTCACGTCGGCGTTGGTGTACACGCCGTTCCCGGACGGCACCGACGTCACCGTCGACGTCGAGAAGTTCCCGGCGATCTTCGCCCACGACGTCGACCCGGGTCTCGCGCAGGTGCTCGCGGTCTCGCAGCGCCCGCTCGCCGGCGCGGCGTTCGCCGAGGCCGCTCCCGCAGCCGCCTGGAAGACCAAGCCCGCCTGGGGCGTGGTGTCCAGCTCGGACCACACGATCAACCCCGACGTCGAGCGGTTCGGCTACCAGCGGGCCGGCGTCAAGGCGGTGGAGATCGACTCCTCCCACCTGGTCATGCTCTCGCACCCGAAGGAGACCGCCGACGTCATCCGCGAGGCGCTGCAGGCCGTGTCGGCCTGA
- a CDS encoding nitroreductase family deazaflavin-dependent oxidoreductase: MTSALDLHGTPHVERYLETNGEDGYYWRNGTTILLLFTKGRKSGQQRTHALIYKPHGDNAYLVVASKGGTDEQPAWFLNLEADPNVEVQIKGERFPARARVATPEEKPAMWASMVEAWPDYDEYQKKTAREIPVVVLERA; encoded by the coding sequence ATGACTTCTGCGCTAGATCTGCACGGAACGCCCCACGTCGAGCGGTATCTGGAGACGAACGGCGAGGACGGCTACTACTGGCGTAACGGCACGACGATCCTGCTGCTGTTCACCAAGGGCCGTAAGTCGGGCCAGCAGCGCACGCACGCGCTGATCTACAAACCGCACGGCGACAACGCGTACTTGGTCGTCGCGTCCAAGGGCGGCACCGACGAGCAGCCTGCCTGGTTCCTCAACCTGGAGGCGGACCCGAACGTCGAGGTCCAGATCAAGGGGGAGCGGTTCCCGGCGCGAGCCCGGGTCGCGACGCCCGAGGAGAAGCCGGCGATGTGGGCCTCGATGGTCGAGGCCTGGCCGGACTACGACGAGTACCAGAAGAAGACCGCCCGGGAGATCCCGGTGGTCGTCCTCGAACGAGCCTGA
- a CDS encoding MFS transporter has translation MVDQVATGRFPQALRRALITFALAQFLCSFAGSTVNVMISDISRDLDTTVQGVQLAITGFLLVMAVLMIPGGKLTDRFGRKRCFVAGLTLYGAGALLSSLAPGLGVLVVGYSIMQGVGTALLIPPVYILATILFGDITSRAKAFGVISAMGGIGAATGPLIGGFITSAVSWRGAYLVQAVLALVILELGRRWVRDPLPPNTSQRFDFGGAVLSGLGLLLVVLGILAADNNLWLTLGLVLAGALILTWFFVSIRAKERAGKDVLLPTVLFRNRTSNLGLVTQNAQWLMLMGTSFVVSAYLQVVRGYSAVGTGAVFTATTLGLLVSSLGAARFARRRAQRTLILAGFGITITGILLLIGLVSATENIWAFVPGLFVIGFGLGGMLTPSVNIVQSSFEDDLQGEISGLSRSVSNLGSSLGAALAGTILTAGITAAPGRSYTLAMVAVAAAGLIGLAAAALLPRGGPATLPVPPSERRAPTG, from the coding sequence ATGGTTGATCAAGTTGCTACGGGACGATTTCCGCAGGCCTTGCGCCGCGCGCTAATCACCTTCGCGCTCGCCCAGTTCCTCTGCAGCTTCGCCGGTTCCACGGTGAACGTCATGATCAGCGACATCAGCCGCGACCTGGACACCACGGTGCAGGGTGTCCAGCTCGCCATCACCGGCTTCCTGCTCGTGATGGCGGTGCTGATGATCCCCGGCGGAAAACTCACCGACCGGTTCGGACGAAAGCGCTGCTTCGTCGCCGGGCTGACCCTTTACGGCGCCGGCGCGCTGCTCAGCTCACTCGCCCCCGGACTCGGCGTCCTGGTCGTCGGCTACTCGATCATGCAAGGCGTGGGCACGGCTCTGCTGATCCCACCGGTCTACATCCTCGCGACGATCCTCTTCGGGGACATCACCTCGCGTGCCAAGGCGTTCGGCGTCATCAGCGCGATGGGCGGCATCGGGGCGGCCACGGGCCCGCTGATCGGCGGTTTCATCACCTCCGCCGTCAGCTGGCGCGGTGCTTACCTCGTGCAGGCCGTGCTTGCGCTGGTGATCCTCGAGCTGGGGCGGCGCTGGGTGCGGGATCCGCTGCCGCCGAACACCTCGCAGCGCTTCGACTTCGGTGGAGCGGTGTTGTCGGGGCTCGGCCTGCTGCTCGTCGTCCTGGGCATTCTGGCCGCTGACAACAACCTCTGGCTGACCCTGGGTCTGGTCCTCGCGGGGGCGCTGATCCTGACGTGGTTCTTCGTCTCGATCCGGGCCAAGGAGCGCGCCGGAAAGGACGTGCTGCTCCCCACCGTGCTGTTCCGCAACCGCACGTCGAACCTCGGCCTGGTCACCCAGAACGCCCAGTGGCTGATGCTCATGGGCACGTCGTTCGTGGTCTCCGCCTACCTCCAGGTGGTCCGCGGTTACAGCGCGGTCGGCACCGGCGCGGTCTTCACGGCGACCACGCTCGGCCTGCTGGTCTCCTCGCTGGGGGCGGCGAGGTTCGCACGTCGTCGGGCCCAACGGACCCTGATCCTGGCCGGGTTCGGCATCACGATCACCGGCATTCTGCTGCTGATCGGCCTGGTGAGCGCGACCGAGAACATCTGGGCGTTCGTTCCCGGGCTGTTCGTGATCGGGTTCGGGTTGGGCGGGATGCTGACCCCGTCGGTCAACATCGTGCAGTCCAGCTTCGAGGACGATCTGCAGGGAGAGATCTCCGGCCTGTCGCGCAGCGTCTCCAACCTCGGGTCGTCCCTCGGCGCCGCCCTGGCCGGCACGATCTTGACCGCCGGTATCACCGCGGCGCCCGGCCGCTCGTACACCCTGGCGATGGTGGCCGTCGCGGCTGCCGGGTTGATCGGTCTCGCGGCGGCGGCCCTCCTCCCGCGTGGCGGACCTGCCACCCTGCCCGTCCCGCCGTCCGAGCGCCGCGCGCCGACCGGCTGA
- a CDS encoding ABC transporter permease, protein MSDVVASEWLKLRSVRSTYWLLAALVLLLLGSWGVSHAMVAAWDAAAPAEQANFESIDMWVVVGPLSQLVLAILATLAVTAEYRTGAIVGTLTAVPNRLRLLTAKSLVATGLTVVAGTFVVVASTLLSLQAAGDRPAPIEPWTSLGDAAWAGLAGVATIVSAALVGVGLGAAFRSSAGAVAAISGLLFVAPVVAAYLPDPWNERVFGVLPSSLADQLTGETEYVLGPIGAGVALVAYPAVALTIGAVALLRRDA, encoded by the coding sequence ATGTCTGACGTCGTCGCGAGCGAATGGCTCAAGCTGCGGTCGGTCCGATCCACCTACTGGCTCCTCGCTGCACTGGTCCTGCTGCTGCTCGGCTCCTGGGGCGTCAGCCACGCGATGGTCGCGGCCTGGGACGCGGCGGCGCCTGCCGAGCAAGCAAACTTCGAGTCCATCGACATGTGGGTCGTCGTCGGCCCGCTGTCCCAGCTCGTGCTCGCGATCCTGGCGACGCTCGCGGTCACGGCCGAGTACCGCACCGGCGCGATCGTCGGCACGCTGACCGCCGTGCCGAACCGGCTCCGGCTGCTGACGGCCAAATCCCTAGTGGCCACCGGGCTGACGGTGGTGGCTGGAACGTTCGTCGTCGTCGCGTCGACGCTGCTGAGCCTGCAGGCCGCCGGAGACCGACCGGCTCCGATCGAGCCGTGGACCTCGCTCGGCGACGCGGCGTGGGCCGGTCTCGCCGGCGTCGCGACGATCGTCTCGGCGGCCCTGGTCGGCGTCGGACTGGGCGCGGCGTTCCGGTCGTCGGCCGGGGCCGTCGCGGCGATCAGCGGGCTGCTGTTCGTCGCGCCGGTGGTCGCCGCCTACCTGCCGGACCCGTGGAACGAGCGGGTGTTCGGCGTGCTCCCGTCGTCGCTGGCCGACCAGCTCACCGGCGAGACCGAGTACGTGCTCGGCCCGATCGGAGCCGGCGTCGCGCTGGTGGCCTACCCGGCGGTGGCGCTGACGATCGGCGCGGTCGCGCTGCTCCGGCGCGACGCCTGA
- a CDS encoding ABC transporter ATP-binding protein, which yields MIEIDQLTKRYGRTLAVDRLSFTVPDGQVTGFLGANGAGKSTTLRAILGLDRPTAGHTLVDGRPYVSHRHPLRVVGAVLDAASVHGGRRARTHLRALARSNGIPAGRVDTVLDEVGLNAVADRRISGLSLGMRQRLAIGGALLGDPGTLIFDEPLNGLDPEGIRWFRALAGRLARDGRAVLVSSHLMSEMAQTADRIVMIGSGRLLAEESLDALGPSLEDAYIRLTEGATNV from the coding sequence ATGATCGAAATCGACCAGCTGACCAAGCGGTACGGCCGCACGCTCGCCGTCGACCGGCTCAGCTTCACGGTTCCCGACGGGCAGGTCACCGGCTTCCTCGGTGCCAACGGGGCAGGCAAGTCGACGACTCTCCGCGCGATCCTCGGGCTGGACCGCCCCACCGCGGGCCACACGCTCGTGGACGGCCGCCCGTACGTCTCCCACCGCCACCCGCTGCGGGTCGTCGGCGCCGTCCTGGACGCGGCCTCCGTGCACGGCGGTCGGCGCGCCCGTACCCATCTGCGGGCGCTGGCCCGCAGCAACGGCATCCCCGCCGGACGGGTCGACACCGTCCTCGACGAGGTCGGGCTGAACGCCGTCGCCGACCGCCGGATCAGTGGTCTCTCGCTCGGCATGCGGCAGCGCCTGGCGATCGGCGGTGCGCTGCTCGGTGACCCGGGAACGCTGATCTTCGACGAGCCGCTCAACGGCCTCGACCCGGAGGGGATCCGCTGGTTCCGCGCGCTCGCCGGGCGGCTGGCGCGGGACGGCCGGGCGGTGCTGGTCTCCAGCCATCTGATGTCCGAGATGGCACAGACCGCCGACCGCATCGTGATGATCGGCTCCGGTCGCCTCCTCGCCGAGGAGTCGCTGGACGCGCTCGGCCCGTCGCTGGAAGACGCTTACATCCGCCTGACCGAAGGAGCCACCAATGTCTGA
- a CDS encoding sensor histidine kinase, whose amino-acid sequence MTSALRRMVRSPRTDDAVLRAVDVVVAAFYVGIYVFFTSLGQENSANDQLYYSGPPWLGWMIAVAVGAPIVVRRRWPEAAWAVSCAALTAATALHLTLEPWGAAAITLYTVALRSSWRRALGALGITLLAVTAALSLTPDATVEGTFTVIVYVWMVNGGAWVAGVIVRERRAAAAERSQRVAEQTLAEERLQIARELHDVVAHSMTLIAVQAGVANHVIAERPEAAQDALRVIESTSRSAMTDIRRLLGVLRTPDAEFAPAPGLAEVPALVEQATAGGVRVDLRLRVDARHYSDAAQLVAYRVVQEGLTNVVKHAGPTTCRVELSEVDDVLRILVEDDGAAGRGSAAEGGGHGLAGLRERVGLYGGTLEAGPRDEGGFRVVASLPVRS is encoded by the coding sequence GTGACTTCGGCCCTGCGCAGGATGGTGCGCTCCCCCCGAACGGACGACGCGGTGCTACGCGCCGTGGACGTCGTCGTTGCGGCCTTCTACGTCGGTATCTACGTCTTCTTCACCAGCCTCGGCCAAGAAAATTCAGCGAACGACCAGCTGTACTACAGCGGTCCGCCCTGGCTCGGGTGGATGATCGCGGTCGCGGTCGGAGCTCCGATCGTCGTGCGTCGCCGATGGCCGGAGGCGGCCTGGGCGGTGAGCTGCGCGGCGCTCACCGCGGCCACCGCGCTGCATCTGACTCTCGAACCATGGGGGGCGGCCGCGATCACGCTCTACACGGTCGCTCTCCGGTCGTCGTGGCGACGCGCGCTGGGTGCGCTCGGCATCACGTTGCTCGCCGTCACCGCGGCCCTGAGCCTCACCCCGGACGCCACCGTAGAGGGCACCTTCACCGTGATCGTCTACGTCTGGATGGTCAACGGTGGTGCGTGGGTAGCCGGCGTGATCGTCCGGGAACGTCGGGCGGCCGCCGCGGAGCGCAGTCAACGGGTGGCCGAGCAGACGCTGGCGGAGGAGCGGCTGCAGATCGCCCGCGAGCTGCACGACGTCGTCGCCCACAGCATGACGCTGATCGCGGTGCAGGCCGGCGTCGCCAACCACGTGATCGCGGAGCGGCCCGAGGCCGCCCAGGACGCGCTGCGGGTCATCGAGTCGACGAGCCGGAGCGCAATGACCGACATCCGTCGCCTGCTCGGTGTCCTACGGACGCCGGATGCAGAGTTCGCTCCGGCACCCGGGCTGGCGGAAGTGCCGGCGCTGGTCGAGCAGGCGACCGCCGGTGGCGTCCGCGTCGACCTGCGGCTCCGCGTCGATGCCCGCCATTATTCGGACGCCGCCCAGTTGGTCGCCTACCGGGTGGTGCAGGAGGGTCTGACGAACGTGGTCAAACATGCCGGGCCCACCACGTGCCGGGTGGAACTGTCGGAGGTCGATGACGTGCTGCGAATTCTGGTCGAGGACGACGGGGCGGCCGGTCGCGGATCAGCGGCCGAGGGGGGCGGCCACGGGCTGGCCGGGCTGCGGGAACGCGTCGGCCTCTACGGCGGCACGTTGGAGGCCGGGCCGCGCGACGAGGGCGGCTTCCGGGTGGTCGCGAGCCTGCCGGTGCGGTCGTGA
- a CDS encoding response regulator transcription factor, which translates to MTVRVLVVDDQALVRGSFRLLVDTAPGLTVVGEAGDGREAVALAARLHPDVVLMDVRMPELDGVAATRRICAEVPGVHVLILTTFDLDEYVYGALRAGASGFLLKDAPPADLLAAIRVVAAGDALLAPGITRRLIARFAESELPRPAPALAGVTPREREVLLLVARGLSNQEIAEQLHLSEATVKTHIGRLLDKLTARDRAQLVIAAYESGLVTARRPE; encoded by the coding sequence GTGACCGTCCGGGTACTGGTCGTCGACGACCAGGCACTGGTCCGCGGCAGCTTCCGGCTCCTCGTCGACACCGCGCCCGGGTTGACCGTGGTCGGCGAGGCGGGCGACGGGCGGGAGGCGGTCGCGCTCGCGGCCCGCCTACATCCGGACGTCGTCCTGATGGACGTGCGGATGCCCGAGCTCGACGGGGTGGCGGCCACCCGCCGGATCTGTGCCGAGGTGCCGGGCGTCCACGTCCTGATCCTCACGACTTTCGACCTGGACGAGTACGTCTACGGGGCGCTCCGCGCGGGGGCGAGTGGGTTCCTCCTCAAGGACGCGCCACCGGCGGACCTGCTCGCGGCGATCCGGGTCGTGGCAGCCGGGGACGCGTTGCTGGCCCCTGGCATCACCCGGCGCCTGATCGCTCGGTTCGCCGAGTCCGAGCTGCCCCGGCCGGCTCCCGCGCTCGCCGGAGTGACGCCCCGGGAGCGGGAAGTGCTGCTCCTGGTGGCCCGGGGGCTGTCGAACCAGGAGATCGCCGAGCAGCTGCACCTGAGCGAGGCGACCGTGAAGACCCACATCGGACGGTTACTGGACAAGCTCACCGCGCGGGACCGCGCCCAGCTCGTCATCGCGGCGTACGAGAGCGGCCTGGTCACCGCCCGCCGCCCGGAGTGA
- a CDS encoding APC family permease codes for MAHPPLNLIWGAIPTAYQFSGVVALPLVVGIAGLTLMAFAIGYGSMARRIRHRGGIYSFITHGLGPAVGVGSSFVAVLAYTALLASLIMLACGSTIGLVANLFDVRLPMPLCIVVATAVIAALERLRLRALVRVLVAVGLAQAAVIIGVDVASVAEPAGGDVSFHALDPAWLLTGSIGLALGLTMTAFIGSESGASYVDEVRRPERTIPRATLISYAATTVVLVISVWAISVTVGPENMVAAAQGQLQSQTGGGGHPFVQTVIELLVGPAHALTVTELATAALALGCLASGTMRASASSRQLSALAGDGVLPATLKPLPDGRSPLQAGLVAPVIAGLMALVIAVTDTSIGVLYLITIAGLGIAGVLTLSSLATITWFLRSDDTESGFFGWEGQVVAAGFAMVTTGFVFCYGLYRLPQVVPSGDTWGWTLWAAPVCAFLCGVGVVLALRAWKPHVPRGIGRTQ; via the coding sequence ATGGCGCACCCTCCGCTGAATCTGATCTGGGGTGCGATCCCCACGGCTTATCAATTCAGCGGGGTGGTCGCGCTTCCGCTCGTCGTCGGCATCGCCGGCCTGACGTTGATGGCATTCGCGATCGGCTACGGCAGCATGGCCCGCCGGATCCGGCACCGAGGCGGTATTTACTCGTTCATCACTCACGGGCTGGGTCCGGCCGTGGGAGTCGGCTCGTCCTTCGTCGCCGTGCTCGCGTACACCGCGCTGCTCGCCTCGCTGATCATGCTGGCGTGCGGCAGCACGATCGGGCTGGTCGCCAACCTGTTCGACGTCCGGCTGCCGATGCCGTTGTGCATCGTCGTCGCCACCGCGGTGATCGCGGCGCTGGAGCGCCTCCGGCTCCGGGCGCTGGTTCGCGTTCTCGTCGCGGTCGGGCTCGCGCAGGCCGCGGTCATCATCGGGGTCGACGTCGCCTCGGTGGCCGAACCGGCCGGTGGGGACGTGTCGTTCCACGCGCTGGACCCGGCGTGGCTGCTGACCGGGTCGATCGGCCTGGCGCTCGGGCTGACGATGACCGCGTTCATCGGCTCGGAGAGCGGCGCCAGCTACGTCGACGAAGTGCGCCGTCCCGAGCGCACGATTCCCCGCGCGACGCTGATCTCCTACGCGGCCACCACGGTGGTCCTGGTGATCAGCGTGTGGGCGATCAGCGTCACGGTAGGGCCGGAGAACATGGTGGCGGCCGCGCAGGGCCAGCTCCAATCCCAGACCGGCGGGGGCGGGCACCCGTTCGTCCAGACCGTGATCGAGCTACTGGTCGGCCCCGCGCACGCGCTGACGGTGACCGAGCTGGCGACCGCGGCGCTGGCCCTCGGCTGTCTGGCCAGCGGCACGATGCGCGCCAGCGCGTCGTCCCGGCAGCTGTCCGCGCTGGCCGGCGACGGCGTCCTCCCCGCGACACTGAAGCCGCTGCCCGACGGGCGGTCGCCGCTGCAGGCCGGGCTGGTCGCGCCGGTCATCGCAGGGCTGATGGCGCTGGTCATCGCCGTCACCGACACGTCGATCGGCGTGCTCTACCTGATCACGATCGCCGGCCTCGGCATCGCGGGTGTGCTGACGCTCAGCTCGCTCGCGACGATCACCTGGTTCCTGCGATCCGACGACACCGAGAGCGGCTTCTTCGGCTGGGAGGGTCAGGTCGTCGCGGCGGGGTTCGCGATGGTGACGACCGGGTTCGTGTTCTGCTACGGGCTGTACCGGCTGCCCCAGGTGGTGCCGAGCGGAGACACCTGGGGCTGGACGCTCTGGGCGGCACCGGTGTGCGCGTTCCTGTGCGGGGTGGGCGTCGTGCTGGCGCTCCGCGCGTGGAAGCCGCACGTCCCACGCGGCATCGGCCGGACGCAGTAA
- a CDS encoding MEDS domain-containing protein: protein MLPSGDQSVTLAGAPLHSGDHLCVFYRGREERDRVLLPFLMEGLRSGHAVLVLGRVGERTTLRTTLGDWSHLEIVEPENGHLRDGRYAPAELLLMLDEWADRNLQANGSPPSAPSSFGRIAADMSWAQALMSPVLVDQLVGEEVEVTQWLCRYPQVALCLYDLELFGGDLIIPMVRAHPKVWMAGTLIENPYYLKT, encoded by the coding sequence ATGCTTCCTTCCGGAGATCAATCGGTGACGCTGGCCGGTGCGCCGCTGCACTCGGGTGACCATCTCTGCGTCTTCTACCGGGGCCGGGAGGAGCGCGACCGGGTGCTGCTGCCGTTCCTGATGGAAGGGCTGCGGAGCGGGCACGCGGTGCTCGTCCTCGGCCGGGTGGGCGAGCGGACGACGCTGCGCACGACGCTGGGCGACTGGTCACACCTGGAGATCGTCGAGCCGGAGAACGGGCATCTCCGCGACGGCCGGTACGCACCTGCTGAGCTGCTGCTCATGCTCGACGAGTGGGCCGACCGCAACCTGCAGGCCAACGGTTCGCCGCCGTCGGCTCCGTCGTCCTTCGGGCGGATCGCGGCGGACATGAGTTGGGCGCAGGCCTTGATGAGCCCGGTGCTGGTCGACCAACTCGTCGGCGAGGAGGTCGAGGTGACCCAGTGGCTCTGCCGGTACCCCCAGGTCGCCCTCTGCCTCTACGACCTCGAACTATTCGGCGGCGACCTGATCATCCCGATGGTCAGGGCCCACCCGAAGGTCTGGATGGCCGGGACGCTGATCGAAAACCCGTATTATTTGAAAACTTAG
- a CDS encoding PucR family transcriptional regulator, translated as MSDEPLDKPDSWWREQLSKLYGLFVTSMIMLDGRELDDILHLATTSVPSLCGCEVDAVCVRDGIALTPWGDYPGQGPALEAALRALDNHSGPVTLTDGAWRWALALGRTDALVGYLVVRSTKEPSTDEFFLLKALGQQTGGALANAALHQRQREQTAQLRSLNQELSETVRRLERRTRVHEMLGAISASGTGEVGIALALHQLTGLSVAVEDRFGNLRAWAGPSEPQPYPKVSTARRDAMLRHASAQPHPSRWGDRMVSVARPRQEILGVLALVDPRHTIGRDDLFALEYATTVLALELSHQRRLAEVELRLRRNLVDDLITGVDEESAYARADAIGHDLRVRHHVVVIRWGGTQTEDAVAEAAAAAAAALDLRTLTSRRSGIVVMLVSSRPDATALHGALVAKLGEPGGALGLGGPCETPTEFPRSYSEAVRAAEIRAGSRTPSGATAFDQLGLYRILDTGQGREDVSSFVQEWLGRLLDYDRRKGTDLVRTLSQYLERGGNYDETASALLIHRSTLRYRLGRIREISGCDLNDVDDRLNLHVATRAWQVLHGPG; from the coding sequence ATGAGTGACGAGCCGCTGGACAAGCCGGACAGCTGGTGGCGGGAGCAGCTGTCCAAGCTCTACGGGCTGTTCGTGACGTCGATGATCATGCTCGACGGCCGGGAGCTGGACGACATCCTCCACCTGGCGACGACGTCCGTCCCGTCGCTCTGCGGGTGCGAGGTCGACGCGGTCTGCGTGCGGGACGGAATCGCGCTGACACCGTGGGGCGACTACCCCGGCCAGGGCCCGGCGCTGGAGGCCGCGCTGCGCGCGCTCGACAACCACAGCGGCCCGGTGACACTGACCGACGGAGCGTGGCGCTGGGCGCTGGCGCTCGGCCGCACCGACGCCCTCGTCGGCTACCTCGTCGTACGGTCGACCAAGGAGCCGTCGACCGATGAGTTCTTCCTGCTCAAGGCCCTCGGACAGCAGACAGGCGGCGCTCTCGCCAACGCGGCTCTGCACCAGCGGCAGCGCGAGCAGACCGCGCAACTCCGCAGCCTCAACCAGGAACTCTCGGAGACCGTGCGCCGGCTGGAGCGGCGGACCCGGGTGCACGAGATGCTCGGCGCGATCTCCGCGTCCGGGACCGGCGAGGTCGGCATCGCGCTCGCGCTGCACCAGCTCACGGGCTTGTCGGTCGCGGTCGAGGACCGGTTCGGCAACCTCCGGGCCTGGGCCGGCCCGTCGGAACCGCAGCCCTACCCCAAGGTCAGCACTGCCCGGCGGGACGCGATGCTCCGGCATGCCTCGGCGCAGCCGCACCCGTCCCGGTGGGGAGACCGGATGGTCTCGGTGGCCCGGCCGCGTCAAGAGATCCTCGGCGTCCTGGCGCTGGTCGACCCCCGACACACGATCGGCCGGGACGACCTGTTCGCGCTGGAGTACGCGACCACCGTGCTCGCCCTGGAGCTCTCGCACCAGCGGCGGCTCGCGGAGGTCGAGCTACGCCTTCGGCGCAACCTGGTCGACGACTTGATCACCGGCGTCGACGAGGAGAGCGCCTACGCCCGTGCCGACGCGATCGGCCACGACTTGCGGGTTCGGCACCACGTCGTGGTCATTCGCTGGGGCGGCACGCAGACCGAGGACGCCGTCGCGGAGGCAGCCGCGGCGGCGGCCGCGGCGCTGGATCTGCGGACCCTGACCTCGCGGCGCTCCGGGATCGTCGTGATGCTGGTCAGCAGTCGGCCGGACGCCACCGCCCTGCACGGGGCGCTGGTGGCGAAGCTGGGAGAACCGGGCGGCGCACTCGGCCTCGGCGGCCCGTGCGAGACGCCGACGGAGTTCCCGCGCTCCTACTCCGAGGCGGTGCGGGCCGCCGAGATCCGGGCCGGGTCGCGGACTCCGAGCGGCGCCACCGCGTTCGACCAACTCGGCCTGTACCGCATCCTCGACACCGGTCAGGGCCGGGAGGACGTCAGCTCGTTCGTCCAGGAGTGGCTCGGACGGCTGCTCGATTACGACCGCCGGAAAGGAACCGACCTGGTACGGACGCTCTCCCAGTACCTGGAACGCGGCGGCAACTACGACGAGACGGCGTCGGCGCTCCTGATCCACCGCAGCACGCTGCGGTACCGGCTCGGCCGGATCCGGGAGATCTCCGGCTGCGATCTCAACGACGTCGACGACCGACTGAATCTGCACGTGGCGACGCGTGCCTGGCAGGTCCTCCACGGACCGGGGTGA